In one window of Ruminococcus hominis DNA:
- a CDS encoding chitobiase/beta-hexosaminidase C-terminal domain-containing protein: MKCANCGADIPAGMLICPDCGTEVQMVPDYNPLDDVLTREVKGSVEDVTRPLPNSSGQVQQQRNRSRQQPQNSTRVLSQGELDRIRSNQMRTSQKSNYRGRDTVGEERIRPTRRDTRAQQTDYRTADERRRQKALRMQQAKKKRRNTMIVVMVILVAVGISGILLYQNSYSGTLNKAEKAYQSSEYSKAIRYYNLAIAKDNTRATAYVGLSKVYIAQDELDKAENMFLNAIDSQPENADLYEALAQFYIKTDQADKISGTLDGSSKNVLKEMSDYVSDMPEFSLEEGTYTEVQQVSLSGNGKIYYTTDGNEPTTDSTLYTEPILIEDGTVVIKAICVNKKGIPSLVATKTYQVEIPIEDAPAVTPSTGQYTSATQISITVPEGYTAYYTMDNTTPTTASTQYTGPIDMPEGQTIFSAILVNKNGKTTQVTKRNYVLNLQ; encoded by the coding sequence ATGAAATGTGCAAATTGTGGTGCAGATATTCCAGCGGGAATGCTTATATGTCCTGACTGTGGCACAGAAGTTCAGATGGTTCCGGACTATAATCCTTTAGATGATGTACTTACTCGTGAAGTAAAAGGTTCTGTAGAGGATGTGACACGCCCGTTGCCTAATAGCAGTGGTCAGGTACAGCAGCAAAGAAATCGTTCAAGACAACAACCACAGAATTCAACGCGTGTATTGAGTCAGGGAGAGTTAGACCGTATCCGTTCAAATCAGATGCGGACATCTCAAAAAAGCAATTATCGCGGGAGAGATACAGTTGGAGAAGAGAGGATCAGACCAACAAGACGTGATACAAGGGCACAACAGACGGATTATAGAACAGCGGATGAACGACGGCGTCAAAAAGCATTGCGGATGCAGCAGGCAAAAAAGAAACGTCGAAATACGATGATTGTTGTTATGGTTATTTTAGTTGCAGTTGGAATTAGTGGGATCCTTCTTTATCAGAATTCTTATTCGGGAACTTTAAACAAAGCAGAGAAAGCTTATCAGTCTAGTGAATATAGTAAAGCCATTCGCTATTACAATCTTGCAATTGCAAAAGACAATACGCGTGCGACAGCATATGTAGGACTATCAAAAGTATATATTGCCCAGGATGAATTGGATAAAGCAGAAAACATGTTCTTAAATGCGATTGATTCACAGCCGGAAAATGCAGATTTGTATGAGGCTCTTGCACAATTTTATATCAAGACGGATCAGGCAGATAAAATTTCAGGTACTTTGGACGGCAGTAGCAAAAATGTATTAAAAGAGATGAGTGATTATGTTTCTGACATGCCGGAATTTAGTCTGGAAGAAGGAACATATACAGAAGTGCAACAGGTTTCCTTGTCTGGAAATGGGAAAATTTATTATACAACAGACGGGAATGAACCGACAACTGACAGTACGTTATATACTGAGCCGATTCTGATTGAAGATGGTACGGTTGTTATAAAAGCAATTTGTGTAAATAAAAAGGGAATTCCTAGTTTGGTTGCAACCAAAACATATCAGGTTGAGATTCCAATTGAAGATGCACCAGCTGTTACACCATCTACCGGGCAATATACTTCTGCAACGCAGATCAGTATTACAGTTCCGGAAGGATATACAGCATATTATACAATGGATAATACAACACCAACAACAGCATCAACGCAATACACCGGTCCAATTGACATGCCGGAGGGACAGACTATTTTTTCCGCGATTCTTGTCAACAAGAATGGAAAAACAACACAGGTCACAAAAAGAAATTATGTATTGAATTTACAATAA
- a CDS encoding iron-containing alcohol dehydrogenase: MSRFTLPRDIYHGKGCLEELKNLKGTKAILVVGGGSMKRQGFLDRAVNYLKEAGMEVELFEGVEPDPSVETVMKGAEVMRAFQPDWIVAMGGGSPIDAAKAMWAFYEYPEITFEDLITPFSFPELRQKAKFCAIPSTSGTATEVTAFSVITNYQTGVKYPLADFNITPDVAIVDPDLVAGLPVKQVAYTGMDALTHAIEAYVSTLNCPFTDPLALQAIEMVLEYLPASYNCNMVAREQMHYAQCLAGMAFSNALLGIVHSMAHKTGAAFSTGHIPHGCANAIYLPYVIKYNAKDPVAASRYAEIARRMGLEGVSEQALINSLCNKIDEFNVKLNIPKTLKEFGINEDEFKEKVAKIAELAVGDACTGSNPRAIDPANMEKLLTCTYYGTEVDF; the protein is encoded by the coding sequence ATGAGTCGATTTACATTACCAAGAGACATTTATCATGGAAAAGGATGTTTGGAAGAACTGAAAAATTTGAAAGGAACAAAAGCAATCCTCGTTGTAGGTGGTGGCTCTATGAAACGTCAGGGCTTTCTTGACAGAGCAGTGAACTACTTAAAAGAGGCAGGAATGGAAGTAGAATTATTCGAAGGCGTTGAGCCAGATCCATCTGTAGAGACTGTTATGAAAGGTGCTGAAGTAATGCGTGCATTCCAGCCAGACTGGATTGTTGCAATGGGTGGAGGATCACCAATCGATGCAGCAAAGGCAATGTGGGCATTTTATGAATATCCAGAAATTACTTTTGAAGATTTGATTACACCATTTAGTTTTCCAGAATTAAGACAGAAAGCAAAATTCTGTGCAATTCCATCTACATCTGGAACTGCAACAGAGGTAACAGCATTTTCAGTAATCACAAACTATCAGACAGGTGTAAAATATCCGCTTGCTGACTTTAATATCACTCCAGATGTTGCAATCGTAGATCCAGATCTTGTTGCAGGACTTCCTGTAAAACAGGTTGCATACACAGGTATGGATGCTTTAACACACGCTATTGAAGCATATGTATCAACATTGAATTGCCCATTCACAGATCCTCTTGCACTGCAGGCAATTGAGATGGTTCTGGAATATCTTCCAGCATCATACAACTGCAATATGGTAGCAAGAGAGCAGATGCACTATGCACAGTGTCTTGCCGGTATGGCATTCTCAAATGCATTGCTTGGTATCGTACATTCTATGGCACACAAAACAGGAGCAGCATTCTCAACAGGTCATATTCCACATGGTTGTGCAAATGCTATTTATCTGCCATACGTTATCAAATACAATGCAAAAGATCCTGTAGCAGCTTCACGTTATGCTGAAATCGCACGTAGAATGGGACTGGAAGGTGTTTCAGAGCAGGCATTGATCAATAGCCTTTGCAACAAAATCGATGAATTCAATGTAAAATTGAATATTCCAAAGACATTGAAAGAATTTGGAATCAACGAAGACGAATTCAAAGAAAAAGTTGCCAAGATTGCAGAGCTTGCAGTTGGTGATGCATGTACAGGCTCTAACCCACGTGCAATCGATCCTGCAAACATGGAAAAACTGTTAACATGCACATACTATGGTACAGAAGTAGATTTCTAA
- a CDS encoding sulfide/dihydroorotate dehydrogenase-like FAD/NAD-binding protein has protein sequence MYKILKAEKLADKIFLMDVHAPRVASHCQPGQFVIVKMDDKGERIPLTICDYDREAGTITIVFQEVGASTIRMADLKEGDSFRDFVGPLGCPSEFVHEDLEELKKKKIVFVAGGVGAAPVYPQVKWLHAHGIEADVILGAKTKDMVILEKELEAVAGNLYVTTDDGSYGRSGMVTATLEDLVSKEGKTYDSCVAIGPMIMMKFVCLLTKKLEIPTIVSMNPIMVDGTGMCGACRLQVGDEIKFACVDGPEFDGHLVDFDQAMKRSRMYKTEEGRAILKLQEGDTHHGGCGNCGGDN, from the coding sequence ATGTATAAAATTTTAAAAGCAGAAAAACTGGCCGATAAGATTTTTTTGATGGATGTACATGCACCACGTGTTGCAAGTCACTGTCAGCCGGGACAGTTTGTTATCGTAAAGATGGATGACAAAGGAGAGAGAATTCCACTTACTATTTGCGATTATGATCGTGAAGCCGGAACAATCACAATTGTATTTCAGGAAGTTGGAGCATCTACGATAAGGATGGCTGATCTGAAAGAAGGAGACAGTTTCCGTGACTTTGTCGGACCACTTGGATGTCCATCAGAATTTGTTCATGAAGATCTCGAAGAATTAAAGAAGAAAAAAATCGTTTTTGTAGCTGGAGGTGTTGGTGCCGCACCTGTTTATCCACAGGTAAAATGGTTACATGCTCATGGAATTGAAGCAGATGTTATCCTTGGTGCAAAGACAAAAGATATGGTAATTCTTGAAAAGGAACTGGAAGCAGTTGCTGGTAATTTATATGTAACAACAGACGATGGCTCTTACGGACGTTCCGGAATGGTTACAGCTACCTTAGAAGACTTGGTTAGCAAAGAAGGAAAAACATATGATTCATGTGTCGCAATCGGACCAATGATTATGATGAAATTTGTTTGTCTGTTAACTAAAAAATTAGAGATTCCTACAATTGTCAGCATGAACCCGATCATGGTTGATGGTACAGGAATGTGTGGAGCTTGCCGTCTGCAGGTCGGTGATGAAATTAAATTCGCATGTGTAGATGGACCAGAGTTTGATGGACATCTTGTAGATTTCGATCAGGCAATGAAGAGAAGTCGGATGTATAAGACAGAAGAGGGTCGTGCGATTCTGAAACTGCAGGAAGGTGATACACATCACGGTGGCTGCGGAAATTGCGGAGGTGACAACTAA
- the gltA gene encoding NADPH-dependent glutamate synthase: MADVLKKVPVREQDPKVRATNFEEVCLGYNKEEAMEEATRCINCKNAKCIQGCPVSINIPGFIHEVKEGNIEEAYKIIGQSSALPAICGRVCPQESQCEGKCIRGIKGEPISIGKLERFVADYALEHDIKPVGAEEKNGHKVAVIGSGPSGLTCAGDLAKLGYDVTVFEALHELGGVLVYGIPEFRLPKQKVVAKEIEKVKELGVKFETNVVIGKSTTIDMLIEDEGFESVFIGSGAGLPKFMGIPGENANGVFSANEYLTRSNLMKAFDDSYDTPISAGHKVAVVGGGNVAMDAARTALRLGAEVHVVYRRSEEELPARVEEVHHAKEEGIIFDLLRNPKEIKVDENGNVTGMTVVKMELGEPDASGRRRPVEVAGSEYDIDVDTVIMSLGTSPNPLISSTTEGLEINKWKCIVAEEETGKTSKEGVYAGGDAVTGAATVILAMGAGKAAAKGIDEYLSNK; this comes from the coding sequence ATGGCAGATGTATTAAAGAAAGTTCCTGTAAGAGAACAGGATCCAAAAGTACGTGCAACTAATTTTGAAGAAGTATGTCTTGGATACAATAAAGAAGAGGCAATGGAAGAAGCTACTCGTTGCATTAACTGTAAAAATGCAAAATGTATTCAGGGATGTCCTGTATCTATCAATATTCCAGGATTTATTCATGAAGTAAAAGAAGGTAATATCGAAGAGGCTTATAAGATTATCGGACAGTCTTCAGCATTACCTGCTATTTGCGGACGTGTATGTCCACAGGAATCACAGTGTGAAGGAAAATGTATCCGTGGCATCAAAGGTGAGCCGATTTCTATCGGTAAACTGGAGAGATTTGTTGCAGATTATGCTTTGGAGCATGATATTAAACCAGTTGGAGCAGAAGAAAAGAACGGACATAAAGTTGCTGTTATCGGTTCAGGTCCTTCAGGACTTACATGTGCCGGCGACCTTGCAAAACTTGGTTACGATGTAACTGTATTTGAAGCACTTCATGAACTCGGTGGAGTATTGGTATATGGAATTCCAGAATTCCGTCTTCCAAAACAGAAAGTTGTAGCAAAAGAGATTGAAAAAGTAAAAGAGCTTGGAGTTAAATTTGAGACAAACGTTGTAATCGGAAAATCTACAACAATTGATATGTTGATTGAAGATGAAGGGTTTGAATCTGTATTTATCGGTTCAGGTGCAGGTCTTCCTAAATTTATGGGTATTCCTGGTGAAAATGCAAATGGCGTATTCTCTGCTAATGAGTATTTGACAAGAAGTAACTTGATGAAAGCTTTTGACGATTCTTATGACACACCAATTTCAGCCGGACATAAAGTAGCTGTTGTAGGTGGTGGTAACGTTGCTATGGATGCTGCAAGAACAGCACTTCGTCTTGGTGCAGAAGTACATGTTGTATATCGTCGTAGTGAAGAAGAACTTCCAGCACGAGTAGAAGAAGTGCATCATGCAAAAGAAGAGGGAATCATTTTTGATTTGCTGAGAAATCCAAAAGAAATCAAAGTAGATGAGAATGGTAACGTAACTGGAATGACAGTCGTTAAAATGGAACTTGGAGAGCCGGATGCATCAGGAAGAAGACGTCCTGTTGAAGTTGCAGGTTCTGAATATGACATTGATGTAGATACAGTGATTATGTCACTTGGTACATCACCAAACCCATTGATCTCTTCTACAACTGAAGGGCTGGAGATTAATAAATGGAAATGTATCGTAGCAGAAGAAGAAACTGGAAAAACATCTAAAGAGGGTGTATATGCCGGTGGAGATGCTGTTACCGGTGCAGCTACAGTTATCCTTGCAATGGGTGCCGGTAAAGCAGCGGCAAAGGGTATTGACGAATATCTTAGCAATAAATAG